One region of Anthonomus grandis grandis chromosome 22, icAntGran1.3, whole genome shotgun sequence genomic DNA includes:
- the LOC126748101 gene encoding uncharacterized protein LOC126748101 isoform X3, whose product MASQDDEKEKLDSTNNVNNDQEYYNLNVYKKYDAILNDKSSAFESKVTSLIEVWKSISGLKHAHFDIKYLIQIIDWAKLHALNIVLTGEWRNIKEPVRNEFVTLLEFAQKSLSNVNDAFSARCQKLVDVVRQPWEDPILKTLIQDKHAVIGPTEIDFFCVETAYLVSVRLKKLCENHCEDLALNLVINFLKYKKIAVTQHLNLNATETQLWFIFDIYIALLFKFDEKARIIEEFNGLPLYEGVQLTKRFTKKRVKISKIWRKAVRVAVFGLKFYISKVLMNFGEKTDDNKVFLTQLIQTYLNIATDKDMLEEFIENIRDCTNKAADAEGLCHLVEIIHREAADRMPHFIIEMYIRALTTDMNHLERYKLQKDELKVKSTTSRLSGAYDNMAELLTDHIKVSRECALTAFSIEPTKERLEKLEELAKRSGYSVVNNGLEWKCRLHPPVLPTDEVAWICPECGDWMCKPELSTRRQVNTPLQEALQESILGISEALCDDLVVCLSNPRYQILSWSLSWQDLYRLCILYLNDPERTKNFVTELKFVDLDYSMFDHIKKEPMEEYTGIEKGYEQYLDAEFQSDEEDTSCSTASHGEDSASLACIGGLGSDGSGESSQALPQAKSDPKTLKSLRMFRPSQKRKQEDKDEFERDQNEMLFKLANVSSHLRGNQHASHNILPELATSSEINDHLLNGTTSPGTSHTSMVQFNAQSGTDLTAATSTRFVSKLIKKSLTFGVPKMLDSKELIVEKIPTVQTSNLNAIASVNPRKTTQSCANYSHNSKKISVQNIQYTQKPITHVDYSGQMPSKQSSSELDAILSEVVDDIEKDSDTSTSSESKNGLAATSLLLGEQVADQHNQVDQVTLNNSNNLTQTKLPQEMSSHSGITKDCKKKLPSIQCKMLPSSSGIQPHIYPTRKRKVTTATAGKEIFKKKLIVKIPRLDIMKYLSVKKTSESPNMDATRLHQEEKKIRDMIIADMRKRVLSIVVQRYPLPLKNLEKTLVPKCARELHIALYRDPPIFALQKMNSLAVKSSPASTSKKNMQLSFQTNPTILKNMKTRSPSPLVRKAKHTLVLSQVGRNPPFLKAVSQPHLTFEENSQTPLCAKINSTVSLVQGVTSHVPWIPELGDQCMLVPEVHKLQMAQPFLEKCLNLQPMEKNQTAHPLTNGQLTRSKPEHLIHHLGKLQLRTLYLSPEITYLIKIKLSVDLPPIICPMKRGALTQNFQRSLQELYQKLMTPFRKHLLLLMQLNQVTKQVEKSLFEILPCQMMLLQPTHQTNFTHLLHQPLLPVINRTNPTSGCPCIQIMDVETSYGSNFGEDTKKTDIQLTEPAHLDESESLSLEELASSPLCNVEFSDFESSIMVVLPGVNVDSDQPEIFSTTINKIGTVNIIPLNCDTLDKDCSVELFGSDSKDLNDHLGLVSFPQMATSNEVFNRQIINTNLDQNTATYQLSTPSNNDSEYDYLDSIAFEHNYALPPGLSPKKHCEEPMVLDNQYFCHDDIYGLSDPEGLFPTVDSSEILGEDSVENRPELLTNYEKCEIPITFTESLDIQINEMENLEPATHDDIFSTTNTPSTLQHEESDNYLRREDFSIQTTSKTNKKAIIISNILLRPNDRIKSRASICPVEERDNFLREKETEAFSDKIETAIYSQDYLNTESFSHSEACYDFGVVSDISNKPKYEDVGKSHLDNTLLDQPSNYTTPLFVDLEYYDDEREDSLNSSLDASGKYCVNTQLCDDITLHSDINKLDVTLKCNIPNEYKDCSFKIKHIYKNKRRKISFEASEDKSGATKIGKDPVASIGYNLQSNFSKDTFKRRNVATYSKKRCKNFKRDTSNEIFSLDKCASNIMNNGDLDVPAGIKSCYCISCDDISRESEKFKQELEKMNTTRLDDTLALNFENEASTKIGHNACESCSNLFDLVNVKLFKRLHSNSSNLNGNNLFLKEIEPILNLNLSTVKDSTHITERFDTKNNSDESSIHQTAMVQGECSTDLQNLTHAKVIEIIKTKSQLNSETTYEGPTHEPSYNKGKDLHQEKNTCTSSENVEIIELNDDIESDVEFIQSNDKEFNNSDKVIDEVIVVEDDVIFKEVKSVSNERTVNRKRKRKNRKEGIIGVGKKKTLATEKNYQHNSTASQNVKQADVLLANKKRSDTRNLVDVIVIDDNDEGLIKESKDQQETSLQNIEHNRREALMGAVEPASEKSRLQQNKNPLYEQELLLLNTTAVNNDAKKTEKNGKASERPRNKRKMADYAALNVNENVICKEKRMKVTNELISKKKFVQFKTSSESNEINNNPSIKSREARILGSKIDAENEDQKPDISKIDLSEGWSSVLDSSEESEFTDYWETDSSGNFSDEDQNPKKKYKLVRKAFNWSFSENHSLSPTPKISNRRRGRRLKLTNQEKPIKKKVLRESVVHYKLEQKFKRRRFSRGRTMLPDLVINLHRLPEFVTRKNVKVILMNPLHSNIRIFETINKPKHTPLQYSNRFNVDDFHTQTRKKIGFLRFYEDDYYSMITKVKLRSLCRSNLNQSRIDVPGLYDYSLLLPAKVNHIVNVVQHSVPRSPSTGDQNVQTSTQITPHIQRIGQPKASKSDESPAEKTSNSLVVSSSGINQSSFVNHNSNGPRPHKTPDQVSRQASNVNILSQQVIRPGTSQNHPEKMPSQIGEPKPMMNQNKVTEIVQYWSILLPPMDLCYHIPTPNIKSLQKS is encoded by the exons AAATATGATGCAATACTAAATGATAAATCATCTGCATTCGAATCAAAAGTAACATCCTTGATTGAAGTTTGGAAAAGCATTTCAGGGTTGAAGCATGCCCACTTTGATATTAAGTATCTTATACAGATTATTGATTGGGCTAAATTACATGCTCTCAATATTGTTTTAACTGGAGAGTGGCGCAATATTAAAG AGCCAGTACGGAATGAATTTGTAACATTATTGGAGTTCGCACAGAAAAGCCTATCAAATGTAAATGACGCTTTTTCTGCCAGATGTCAGAAACTGGTAGATGTGGTAAGGCAACCTTGGGAAGAtccaattttaaaaacgttaattcAGGATAAACATGCTGTAATAGGGCCCACAG aaatagattttttttgcgTTGAGACTGCCTATTTGGTATCAGTAAGGCTGAAGAAACTTTGCGAAAACCATTGCGAGGACCTTGCATTAAATttggttattaattttttaaaatacaaaaaaatagcagTCACTCAACACCTCAACCTGAATGCAACAGAAACTCAGTTATGGTTTATATTCGATATTTACATCGCGctgctttttaaatttgatgagAAAGCGAGGATAATTGAAGAG tttaatGGACTGCCACTCTATGAAGGTGTGCAACTTACTAAACGCTTTACTAAAAAACGAGtcaaaatttcgaaaatatgGCGTAAGGCAGTTAGAGTGGCAGTTTTTGGGTTGAAATTTTATATCTCCAAAGTCTTAATGAACTTTGGCGAAAAAACTGATGacaataaagtttttcttaCACAGCTAATTCAAACATACCTAAATATAGCCACTGACAAAGATATGCTTGAAGAATTTATTGAGAACATCAGAGACTGCACTAATAAGGCTGCAGATGCAGAGGGTTTGTGCCATTTGGTTGAAATTATACATAGAGAG GCCGCTGATCGAATGCCGCATTTCATTATCGAAATGTACATAAGGGCGTTGACCACTGATATGAATCACTTGGAGCGTTACAAGCTGCAGAAAGATGAACTTAAGGTGAAATCAACAACTTCAAGACTATCCGGCGCATATGATAATATGGCTGAGTTGCTCACGGACCATATCAAAGTTTCAAGAGAATGCGCTCTTACAGCATTCAGTATCGAACCAACCAAAGAGAGGCTAGAAAAACTTGAAGAGTTGGCTAAAAGAAGTGGATACTCTGTTGTGAATAATG GTTTAGAATGGAAATGCAGGTTACATCCGCCTGTATTGCCAACGGACGAAGTTGCTTGGATTTGTCCTGAGTGTGGTGACTGGATGTGTAAACCCGAACTTTCAACTCGACGTCAAGTAAACACACCCTTACAAGAGGCTTTACAGGAATCTATTTTGGGTATTTCAGAGGCACTCTGTGACGACCTAGTCGTCTGTCTTTCAAATCCTAGGTATCAAATTTTAAGCTGGTCGCTTTCTTGGCAAGATCTATACCGTCTTTGCATTCTCTATCTTAACGACCCTGAGAgaactaaaaattttgttacTGAACTGAAATTTGTAGATCTTGATTACTCTATGTTTGATCACATTAAAAAGGAGCCgatggaggaatatacaggcatCGAGAAGGGGTACGAACAATACTTAGATGCTGAATTTCAATCTGATGAAGAAGATACTTCATGTTCAACAGCTTCGCATGGCGAAGATTCTGCCTCTCTTGCTTGCATTGGTGGATTAGGGAGCGATGGTTCTGGTGAATCAAGCCAGGCTTTACCACAAGCCAAATCGGATCCTAAAACTCTAAAAAGTTTAAGAATGTTTCGACCAAGCCAAAAGAGAAAGCAGGAAGACAAAGATGAATTCGAAAGAGATCAAAATGAAATGTTGTTCAAGCTTGCAAATGTTTCATCTCACTTGCGTGGAAACCAACATGCTTCTCATAATATACTTCCTGAATTGGCCACATCTTCCGAAATAAATGATCATCTACTAAATGGTACTACTTCACCCGGTACATCACACACTTCAATGGTACAATTTAATGCACAGTCTGGAACTGATCTAACTGCGGCAACTTCCACCCGGtttgtttccaaattaataaaaaaatccttaacaTTTGGTGTTCCTAAGATGCTTGATAGTAAAGAGTTAATAGTAGAAAAAATACCTACTGTGCAAACTTCCAATTTAAATGCAATTGCGTCAGTTAACCCTCGTAAAACAACCCAATCTTGTGCCAATTATTCTCATAATTCCAAGAAAATATCAgtacaaaatattcaatatacTCAGAAACCTATTACACATGTCGATTATTCTGGCCAAATGCCTTCTAAACAATCCTCAAGCGAATTGGATGCAATCCTCTCCGAAGTAGTAGACGATATTGAAAAAGATTCTGACACATCAACATCATCTGAGTCAAAAAACGGACTGGCTGCCACTTCGCTTCTTCTTGGGGAGCAAGTGGCGGACCAACACAATCAAGTAGACCAAGTAACTTTAAACAACAGCAACAACCTGACCCAGACGAAATTACCGCAAGAAATGTCCTCGCACAGTGGTATCACGAAAGATTGCAAGAAGAAGCTACCAAGCATCCAGTGCAAAATGTTGCCCAGCAGCAGTGGCATACAGCCGCATATTTACCCTACGAGAAAAAGGAAAGTTACAACAGCAACTGCTGGaaaggaaattttcaaaaaaaaactcattgtAAAAATACCAAGACTGGACATAATGAAGTATCTATCAGTAAAGAAAACCTCAGAGTCTCCGAATATGGATGCGACTCGGTTGCAtcaagaagagaaaaaaataagagaCATGATTATTGCGGATATGCGCAAAAGAGTGCTATCGATAGTAGTTCAGCGATACCCCCTGCCACTCAAAAACTTGGAAAAAACCCTTGTTCCGAAATGTGCTCGAGAATTGCATATAGCGTTATATCGGGATCCGCCAATATTTGCACTGCAAAAAATGAATTCATTGGCGGTAAAAAGTTCTCCAGCGTCAACCTCAAAGAAGAATATGCAGTTAAGTTTTCAAACGAATCCAACCAttctgaaaaatatgaaaacaagGTCCCCATCGCCCTTAGTTCGGAAGGCAAAACACACATTAGTACTTTCCCAGGTGGGCCGAAACCCTCCATTTCTAAAAGCGGTCAGTCAACCTCATTTAACTTTCGAGGAAAACAGTCAAACTCCTCTATGTGCAAAGATAAATTCTACAGTCTCACTCGTTCAAGGAGTTACGAGCCATGTTCCCTGGATTCCGGAATTGGGCGACCAATGCATGTTAGTTCCAGAGGTACACAAATTACAGATGGCACAACCGTTTCTAGAAAAGTGCTTAAACTTGCAACCTATGGAGAAAAATCAAACGGCGCACCCGTTAACCAACGGACAGTTGACTCGATCAAAACCGGAACATTTAATACACCATCTGGGCAAATTACAATTACGAACATTATATCTAAGTCCGGAGATAAcatatttaatcaaaataaaactttcGGTAGATCTACCGCCAATCATTTGCCCAATGAAACGAGGAGCTTTAACACAAAACTTTCAGCGGAGCTTACAAGAACTTTACCAAAAGCTAATGACCCCTTTCCGCAAACACTTGTTACTACTAATGCAGTTGAATCAGGTAACGAAACAAGTCGAAAAGAGTCTATTCGAGATATTGCCTTGTCAAATGATGCTTCTTCAACCAACGCACCAGACAAACTTCACACATTTGTTGCATCAACCTCTACTTCCTGTGATAAATCGGACGAACCCAACATCCGGTTGCCCTTGCATACAAATTATGGATGTGGAAACTTCTTATGGTAGTAATTTTGGAGAGGATACTAAAAAGACTGATATACAATTGACTGAACCAGCACACCTTGATGAATCAGAATCATTAAGTTTAGAGGAACTCGCTTCAAGTCCACTCTGTAATGTTGAATTTAGCGATTTTGAAAGCAGTATTATGGTTGTGTTGCCTGGTGTTAATGTGGATAGTGATCAGCCAGAAATTTTTAGcacaacaattaataaaataggaaCTGTAAATATTATACCCTTAAACTGTGATACTCTTGACAAAGATTGCTCCGTCGAGCTATTCGGTAGTGACAGTAAAGATCTTAATGATCATTTAGGTCTTGTAAGTTTTCCTCAAATGGCAACTTCTAATGAGGTCTTTAATAGACAAATCATTAATACCAACTTAGATCAAAACACTGCGACTTATCAGTTAAGTACCCCTTCAAATAATGACTCGGAATATGATTATCTAGATAGCATTGCATTTGAACACAATTATGCATTGCCTCCCGGACTGTCTCCTAAAAAACATTGTGAGGAACCCATGGTTCTAGATAACCAGTATTTTTGTCATGATGATATTTACGGACTTTCAGATCCTGAGGGTTTGTTTCCAACAGTAGATTCATCAGAAATATTGGGTGAGGATAGTGTGGAAAATAGGCCTGAACTATTAACCAACtatgaaaaatgtgaaatacCCATTACTTTTACTGAATCActagatatacaaataaatgagATGGAGAACTTAGAGCCTGCGACTCATGACGATATCTTTTCTACAACAAATACACCTTCAACACTGCAACACGAAGAATCAGATAATTATTTAAGACGTGAAGATTTTTCTATACAAACAAcatcaaaaaccaataaaaaggcgattattattagtaatattttacTTCGGCCTAATGACAGAATCAAAAGTCGGGCTAGTATTTGCCCCGTCGAAGAGAGAGACAactttttaagagaaaaagaaaCAGAGGCTTTTTCTGATAAGATAGAGACCGCAATCTATTCACAGGATTATCTGAATACTGAGAGTTTTAGTCATAGTGAGGCTTGTTATGATTTTGGTGTAGTTTCAGATATatcaaataaaccaaaatatgAGGATGTCGGCAAATCTCACTTAGATAACACACTTTTAGATCAACCAAGTAATTATACAACGCCATTATTTGTTGACCTCGAATACTATGATGATGAACGAGAAGATTCGCTTAACTCTAGTCTAGATGCGTCCGGGAAATATTGTGTTAACACTCAACTTTGTGATGACATTACCTTACATTCCGATATCAATAAATTGGATGTAACTCTTAAATGTAATATTCCCAATGAATATAAAgattgttcttttaaaattaaacacatttacaAGAATAAACGTAGGAAAATCTCATTTGAGGCTTCTGAAGATAAATCTGGTGCAACTAAAATTGGCAAGGATCCTGTGGCTTCTATAGGATATAATTTACAGTCAAATTTCTCTAAAGACACATTTAAGAGAAGAAATGTGGCCACTTACAGTAAGAAACGGTGCAAAAATTTTAAGCGGGATACATCTAATGAGATATTTTCCCTTGATAAATGCGCTTCAAATATCATGAATAATGGAGATTTGGATGTTCCGGCAGGAATTAAAAGTTGCTATTGCATTTCTTGTGACGACATTAGTCGGGAAAGCGAAAAATTCAAGcaagaattagaaaaaatgaataCAACTCGTTTAGATGATACATTAGCTTTAAATTTTGAGAATGAAGCGTCTACAAAAATAGGTCACAATGCTTGTGAAAGTTGTTCTAATTTATTCGATCTAGtcaatgttaaattatttaaacgttTACATTCTAATTCATCCAATTTAAATGGTAATAACctctttttaaaagaaatagaaccaatattaaatttgaatcttTCGACTGTCAAAGATTCTACACATATAACTGAAAGATTTGATACTAAAAATAATTCCGATGAATCTTCTATACATCAAACGGCAATGGTACAAGGGGAATGTTCTACAGATTTACAGAATTTAACGCATGCTAAAGtaatagaaattattaaaactaaatcacaACTTAATTCTGAGACCACATATGAGGGTCCCACACATGAACCAAGTTATAATAAAGGCAAAGATTTAcatcaagaaaaaaatacatgcaCATCTTCAGAAAACGTAGAAATTATagaattaaacgatgatatcgAATCAGATGTTGAATTTATCCAAAGCAATGATAAGGAATTTAACAATAGTGACAAAGTGATTGATGAAGTTATTGTAGTAGAGgatgatgtaatttttaaagaagttaagTCGGTTAGCAACGAACGTACGGTAAACCGTAAGAGAAAAAGGAAGAACAGAAAAGAAGGAATTATTGGCGtaggaaagaaaaaaactttagcaaccgaaaaaaattatcagcatAACAGCACCGCCTCTCAAAATGTCAAACAGGCAGATGTGCTTCTCGCTAATAAAAAAAGGTCGGACACACGTAATTTAGTAGATGTTATTGTAATTGATGATAATGATGAAGGTCTTATTAAAGAATCAAAAGACCAACAGGAAACTAGCTTACAAAATATTGAACATAATAGAAGGGAAGCTTTAATGGGTGCCGTAGAACCGGCCAGCGAAAAAAGCAGACTGCAACAGAATAAAAATCCATTATATGAACAAGAgcttttgttattaaatactACGGCTGTTAATAATGAtgcaaaaaaaactgaaaaaaacggAAAAGCGAGTGAAAGACCTCgaaataaaaggaaaatggCAGACTACGCAGCACTGAATGTTAATGAGAACGTTATATGTAAAGAGAAAAGAATGAAGGTAACCAATGAATtgattagcaaaaaaaaatttgttcagTTCAAAACAAGTTCAGAATCGAATGAGATTAATAACAATCCTTCTATTAAAAGTCGCGAAGCTCGAATTTTAGGCTCCAAAATTGATGCTGAAAATGAAGATCAGAAACCGGATATTTCTAAGATAGATTTAAGTGAAGGATGGAGCTCTGTTCTTGATTCTTCTGAGGAATCAGAATTTACTGATTATTGGGAAACGGATTCTTCAGGCAATTTTTCTGACGAAGACCAAAACcctaagaaaaaatataagttagTTCGAAAGGCGTTTAATTGGTCATTTTCCGAAAATCATTCTCTCTCACCCACTCCTAAAATATCAAACCGTAGACGGGGACGCCGATTAAAATTGACCAATCAGGAAAAGccaatcaaaaaaaaagttctccGTGAGTCAGTTGTGCATTATAAATTAGAACAAAAATTCAAGAGAAGACGGTTCTCAAGAGGTAGAACGATGCTCCCAGATTTAGTCATTAATCTTCATCGATTGCCCGAATTTGTAACGAGGAAGAATGTAAAAGTAATTTTGATGAATCCCTTACATAGTAATATTAGAATTTTcgaaacaataaataaacccaAACACACACCTTTACAGTATTCGAACAGGTTCAATGTTGATGATTTTCATACCCAAACGCGAAAGAAAATTGGATTTCTTCGATTTTATGAAGATGATTATTATAGTATGATCACAAAGGTTAAATTACGAAGCCTATGTCGTAGCAATCTGAATCAAAGTCGTATAGATGTTCCCGGGCTATATGATTATTCGCTCTTACTACCTGCAAAAGTTAACCACATTGTTAATGTTGTGCAACATTCTGTTCCGCGTTCACCATCTACAGGGGATCAGAATGTTCAAACTAGTACTCAAATTACTCCTCATATCCAAAGAATTGGTCAACCCAAGGCCAGCAAGTCGGATGAATCACCCGCGGAAAAAACATCTAATTCGCTTGTCGTGAGTTCTTCTGGTATTAATCAGTCGAGTTTTGTAAATCATAATTCAAATGGCCCAAGACCTCACAAAACTCCAGACCAAGTATCCAGGCAGGCTTCCAATGTGAATATACTATCACAACAAGTTATTAGGCCTGGAACTTCCCAAAATCACCCAGAAAAGATGCCATCTCAAATTGGGGAACCGAAG CCAATGATGAACCAAAACAAAGTGACCGAAATAGTTCAGTATTGGTCAATCCTCCTACCTCCAATGGACCTATGTTATCATATACCTACGCCAAACATAAAAAGTCTGCAGAAGTCGTAG